The proteins below come from a single Streptomyces sp. SCSIO 75703 genomic window:
- a CDS encoding DUF6879 family protein: MPSSVPGFAELLGRCERSAVHLELRDAYAATDRFEAWKRGERINWEDRQSWWHPYDQLIADTVARGVVIRRARVISEPVSEYIRWEHYVTHANVTAGERVRWLPRRQATTVPLPGNDFWLFDDALLRVHHFSGDGAVVEDEITADPETVKLCSTAFETVWERAIPHHQYKV; the protein is encoded by the coding sequence ATGCCGTCGAGCGTGCCCGGCTTCGCTGAGCTGCTTGGCCGGTGCGAGCGGTCCGCCGTCCACCTGGAGTTGCGTGACGCCTACGCCGCCACGGACCGGTTCGAGGCATGGAAGCGTGGGGAGCGGATCAACTGGGAGGACCGCCAGTCCTGGTGGCACCCCTACGACCAGTTGATCGCTGACACCGTCGCCAGGGGCGTGGTGATCCGAAGGGCGCGGGTGATCTCCGAGCCGGTGTCGGAGTACATCCGCTGGGAGCACTACGTCACTCACGCCAACGTCACAGCAGGCGAGCGGGTCCGCTGGCTGCCCCGGCGACAAGCCACGACCGTTCCCCTGCCCGGCAACGACTTCTGGTTGTTCGATGACGCGCTGCTCCGGGTCCACCACTTCTCAGGTGACGGCGCGGTGGTGGAGGATGAGATCACGGCAGACCCGGAAACCGTGAAGCTGTGCTCCACCGCATTCGAAACGGTCTGGGAGCGAGCGATCCCGCACCACCAGTACAAGGTCTGA
- a CDS encoding helix-turn-helix transcriptional regulator, with amino-acid sequence MNRGHLGAALRALRVASGKEAKAVARSALMSPSKLSKIENAKLAANATDVERILTAIGVSDEVKAEYAEAARASATEATAWRLLKRIGVHKGQQAAKALEAQMSMLRLFQPALVPGLLQTPEYIRAILQRHDLSEDSLQRTINGRLERQAVLYDNTKRLRLIITEPVLRWRIIPPQMMAARLDRIVSISRLPHVDIRIVPLGIQQRDIANHAFVIRDDRMVTIETVHAEVVATDPRDVGLYVDKFEGFERAALSGDAMRCLTEAIRDDFLREQETG; translated from the coding sequence GTGAACAGAGGACATCTTGGGGCAGCGCTGCGGGCCCTGCGAGTGGCATCCGGTAAGGAAGCCAAAGCGGTGGCCCGCAGCGCCCTCATGTCTCCGTCCAAGCTGTCCAAGATCGAAAATGCGAAGCTCGCGGCAAATGCGACTGACGTGGAGCGCATCCTGACCGCCATCGGCGTCTCGGATGAGGTCAAGGCGGAGTACGCCGAGGCCGCCCGCGCGTCGGCCACGGAAGCGACGGCATGGCGACTTCTGAAGCGCATCGGGGTCCACAAGGGCCAACAAGCGGCCAAGGCGCTTGAGGCGCAGATGTCCATGCTCCGGCTGTTCCAACCGGCCTTGGTGCCGGGGTTGCTTCAGACGCCGGAGTACATCCGGGCCATCCTCCAACGGCACGACCTCAGTGAGGACTCTCTCCAACGAACAATTAACGGCAGACTTGAACGGCAAGCGGTCCTCTACGACAACACCAAGAGGCTGCGGCTCATCATCACCGAACCAGTCCTACGGTGGCGCATTATCCCGCCACAGATGATGGCGGCTCGGCTCGACCGCATCGTTTCCATTTCCCGCCTGCCCCATGTGGACATCCGAATAGTCCCGCTGGGGATTCAGCAGCGCGACATCGCGAATCATGCTTTCGTCATTCGTGATGACCGGATGGTCACGATAGAGACAGTCCATGCCGAGGTAGTCGCCACAGACCCGAGGGATGTAGGGCTCTACGTCGATAAATTCGAAGGCTTCGAACGAGCGGCCCTGTCCGGAGATGCAATGCGGTGCCTGACCGAAGCCATCCGGGACGACTTTTTGCGAGAACAGGAAACAGGCTAG